aaacacctccaggactgctttctttcatttgagaaatattgccaaaatcaggaaaattctatcaatacacgaTGCTGAAAAAGCTAACccacgcttttgttacatccagattggactatTGTAgtgccctcttgtcaggatgtgcatatgcctccctaaagccccttcagttggttcaaaatgcaactcgtattctaaccagaacaaaacGCTCCGAGCACATTAtcccagtattagcctctctccactggctacctatcaaataccgcattgatttcaaaatacttctccttacatttaaagcttcaaatgggcttgcccctccctaccTTAAGAACCTTCTTTGCCCAtattctccaaaacaaactACGTTCCCAAAGCgcaggacttctcattgttccaagagtaggtaaaagtactataggtgTAGGGTTGTGCGATGACGATATATATTGTGTGACGATAGAAAAacgtctatcgtttcatattatgctctatcgtttatttcgttgtgtcgcaaatcacacactttacggcaatattCTTCGTCATTTGGACAATGGTTTGTGTTCTTCCACATGGCacagatgcaggcaggaaatttgcatgaaagcaacacaaacaaacatggaggagagaaaacgtgacacagaactatagttgaaaagtgttttctattttttaatattttatatttttttacatgcttaCCCCTTTcccacattatttatttttatgctatgtagtgtgtgttacattacatggttcgttacgttttcattagcattattaagcttctcatagttttcagttagcatttgctatatttttaacgttaaattgctgtttcctcaaagctaaaattagctagaatttgtCTAGTCTAGTGTtttaattgcaccggttttagcacacacactaaacagcaaatcacaccggtgtgaccatacgcatGAAAGGGTTACGCCTCGtttccacacatttttgtttggtgtccgtataatatatgcaatattccCTCTAGTGTTCAACGCAAGGAAAAGGAGATAGATCAAAACGTAACTCTCACTTTTGTCGGTGTCATCACAGAATGACTGCAACGGTGAAGCAACCTCTATTTATGTCAAATGAGCGGCaatataatggagggaaatcacagTGGTAGAATGAGAGGGAGATAAAGTTTTCATATTAAAGTGATAAAGATGATCTGTATTTCTTAAGATTATTGGTTAAAGCATAGTGTTTATGTCCATGCAAAAGGTTGCCTGATTACGcaaattctttcttcaaaatatgtttaaagaactctcacttttatttaacttcgaTCGCTAGTCAAGGAACTGAATTGAAGGAAATAGCCCATTAGCTAATTCGTTCTTCCAATGCCATTAACTTCCTGGCACACAGTGCATAAGTTCTCTCCGAAATCCACTGCAAAAGTTAATTTTTTCAACGCACTCGAAGGCAAATTCTGGACCTTAAAAAACGGAAGGAGGAGTTTCGCAAACACATCTGAGATCACAGAGGTTCCCATAGGAATGAACGGACTTCCGTTTAACTCGAATACATAAACAGAGCTATATGGAAACGAGGCgtaaaataaaaggagaaaaataatcaaatgtgaataagtaccttttatttgtcaagtatataattcaaaatgtaataagaaataggccttaCCATGcggtcattttatataaactatttattcattgaatttacagaaaatgtgctatattgtGATATGCATCGTTATcgagatatgaaatgacctatatcgggatatgagattttgttCATATTGCATAACCCTAtataggtggtagagccttttcgtaccAAGCCCCTCTTTTGTGAAACAATTTACCCACCAaagttcggggagcagactctctctccacctttaaatctaggctaaaaacttatctttatttcaaatcctttagctgagggaaaaggcacggtgctgacattgatcgtagagtctctggtggactaagtggtcattactgtcactacatcatggcctgggtactctgtTCAACTGAtctggctgtggtctggtgttgactgccttagggtcaccctcatgatcatgctggccccttgcctcttgtcccctaggtatgctgccatagcgCTTATCTGccgggatttttccttattgcacacatgcatgcatgcttcacccctctgttcccccctttgcctttacgcctttatgtttccattcctgCAACTAACATCCACtgatcactgttttctatttgtttcctatccctgctccaggCATCACATCCcaatttccagtcctgctacctcgctgccttgcctatcaagccaactgcatgccaagaactggacattctAGGaagcattttataattactctgttgttaattactactgtctatcaaactcaattgtcttaaagtacattgtacaactttaagtattctctgtaattctatctgcccagtgccggccagaagcggaatggctccccctctgagccgggttctgctcaaggtttcttcctgttactAAGggggtttttccttgccactgttgccttaggcttgctctcatggggtctcaggcctgggaacaatgtaaagctgctttgtgacaacttgtgttaaaaaatacaaattaaaaaaattggATTATGAATGGTCTCATTGTCAATATCAAAAACAAGCAATTAGTACTGTACTGAACCTGTTTTCTGAGAAACAGTAACAAGCACTTATAGTCTGCAATAACAATTGGCATTtatcattttactgtaattttccTACTTGCAACCACACAATACTATACTGAGAGGTCAAACCAAAACAGAAACTTACTTGTACTTAATCAGTCTTCCTCCTTGTATGAGCTGTGCAGTTTCATTAGTCAGGTGGCAGGCAAAAAGGAGCCAGTTCCTTGGCTGAACTTTATATGCAAACCTCATAAATAAGAGTGAATAGCAGGTGAGAGCTGGAGACCAAACATAATACAAATTTATGAGCAATGGCAAACACTaaacagggaaacaaaaatACTTATCAGATACATAACCTTGGAAGTTACTGCAATATGTCACAGAAATGTCAAGCCTCCTTTAAAGAAATACTGGCAGTCAGAATTTAACCAAACAAAAGGACAGGGAGAGCTACAGATTTTAAGAGTGAAGGTTCATAAGTCACTAGTACTTGTATTTGCATTCTTAATAATTTGGTGGTATCTCACCAAAAGTCATTCTCCCACTGATGATTTCTGGGCTTTTCTTCATGTCACTGAGAGCTGCAATAGGAAGCCCCCAGTTTGCTACTGGTCCccagaaatgctgaaatttgGGGGGGAAAACATTGACATAAGGTTTATCATATATTAAATAGTCTTgagaatatattatttttgcagAATGGTACTACTGCTGACATGAGGACACCACTTTGAACTATAACAGTGTTTAAGTACAATATAATGGCAAATATTAAATGAACTGCCTCACCGTGCTATAAGATCATCCACAGGAACAAAtagaagagaaaacagaaaagaacatgTCAGTTTTTACAAATGGTGCAACCACAGTAACTTGAGGGCAGCTGCaagtagaaaaaaaagtcatatattATGACGTTTCACAGCGCAAATTCAGAATTATGAGCTTCATTATGAGCTAACCACAACTTCTACCTACATACCATAATGGATTACCATGAATTGAAAAGCACCTTTTGAAATTGCAATTGTAGTTAGTTAGTAACCAGTGTCAAAGTAAGAAACTTTCGTGTATTCTGTACaaaactctttattcttttctttacGCCAGGATGGCATAAGGTGGGGCTTTTTATAAACATGAGAACcataattttttattactgCCAACCCAACAGTGCACATGGAACTGCTGTGTAGGCTGTGCGTCATACAGCTCACAGGATGTTGTGGAAAGGTTGTGGTTTGTAAACCCAGATTCTATAAACCTTTGATGCACTAGATACAGGTAATCAACAAAACCGGATTCACAAATCCTGCATGACAACGCACTgtcattttgaagaaaataaaagtgaaaatcaGGCACTCAGACAATTAtgttgtgaatgtttgtgtctATATCTGTATTTAGTTGTTTATGGATAGGTAAATACCCCACCCCTCACTTATACCTGGCTTAGCTAGTTGCAGGTTGAGGAGTGATCTGatcattttctctccttcacaACAAATCAGACTGTCCAACCCAATCATAACTCCCAACCGTTTAATGCAAAAGTTTCGTTCTGATTCAGGTTCCGTTGTTCAGGGCAGAAAGGGATATCCATTTCTGGAAATACAAGGACGATCTGTGTGACTTACTAGATACGCAGATGTATTAATTTTTTCTGTGGTGAAAAGACCCACTGAATGCATCCTCTGTGTACCTGTATAGTGCGCCTAGTTAAGGCAAGCTAGACTGACTACAGAAACGTAACCAGCTAGGTATGTAACATTTTAGCACAATGACATACACAAAGGGTCATTCCAAAGTTGAAAGCCCAATACCCAGATTACTAACAGTGTTAAGTGTAAGACCAAATAAAAAGTAGATCGTTGACGGACATTCGTGACGTTTAAAATCAGTAAGCTTTTACTTAGCTGGTTGGCTTCTCTGGAATCGTTTTACGACGTTTTCAACGAAACGTTTCAAAGAAATCATGACTCGCTTGTTACAGTCAAACCAGCTTTACAAGGTTGCGACAACAAAAAGGCAACAGCCTCACAAACAAAGCTCCTTTATCTCACTGGGTCGACAGCTTGTCAGTTAACTAGCCACGGTCTACCCCTACTATTAACTGTTAGCTAACGGGCTACCCTACTACTGTCCCAACTTTAAAGGCCGCTATAGTTTTGCCAGCTAACCATCTTAGATAACTAGAGCGTCAGTTTAACTAATCAAAGGTTTGCTCGCTATGCAGCAAACCAGATGGGTGATGGTACGGTATGGCCTCACTGTTATCTCACTGTCGCAGTATTAAGGAGCATCCTCAGAAACTGTATAATATGATTCTTTTGCTAGTTATTTAGCTAACCTTACCTAGCTAACAATCAATCCAGGTAACGTCAGCTTGAATGGTAGCTTGCCAGCTAGGAGTGTTAGCGGATGGTGCAGGCAGCTTCCTCTGTCCTTCAAAGAGATCGTGTGAATAAGGCTGAATTCTGATCATCTACTGTTGCATACAAATCTATGCAGTCTATGACCAGCTAGCCTACGGTTAGAGCACACATAGCGTTCATCCGAAGTTTAAGTAAGTTGATAGCTATTCGTCTCGTGTTGTTCTCGAAGTTAGCAAATCCAGCTAGGTTAGCTAACGTTTTTACGATTTGTGAAAGGACAAACCCGCGAATTTAGTTTCTTGTAACAAGTCCGCTAGGATAACGCTACCTCATCAAATAGTCCCTGAATTCCTTGCTTCGGAGATGGTCAACAGCTTTGCGAGCCAAAGTGCCTGCCATTGTTGCAGCTTTGAAGGTTAATGAAGGAGTCGATTGTTAATGGATGTAGACTAGCTAGTAAACTGGCTTCCTTAGTAAGACGTAATTCCTTGTGCACAGGTCAATCAGGTTTGCGTAACGTCACGTGTTGCGACGTTGTCGCAATGATCAACAGTGATTAGAAACCTATTTCCTATTGGCTGTTGCTATGACGTACATCGCGCAGCATACGTATTTTATAGACGCAGACGTTTTCTCTAGATTGCAAGGGTATTTGCCCACGTTTTACCATCCCTTCCACTCAGCCATTAGCCTGGTAGTTACTGACTTTGTATGAGAGGCATGTAGAGAGTCGCGTCAACTCCGTTCGCACCAATGGACcatagagtaccgaggtgggtaCGTCACACTGGTATCGACagtgaaattccccattcattttagtcatagacATTTTTAAAACGCATTTTTTaagtacttctagtgatttatggcttaccatAGATTTCcggattatatattgtgatcccaaTTTGCGAGTTATATTgcttattttaattgtttcgagCTAAATTTTacctaatttattttttgttatcttATACGCTAGTACAACCACAggctaaaaactacacgtccCATGAAATCACAGAGCTTTCTCATTCCCACTGCcggccttgctagctagagtgtTGCTAATCATCGCTATTAGCTATCGCTAtagcagctaacttgcaagATTGTCTTTAGCAGTCATTGCtatcagcaatagcaagctCATCGTTGGCAGCACTGGTGTcgcttagccatattctcctcttctttaaggATGAGACCCTAAGTTTTCAGCGGGGCGAAAatcattataaatcagggcatgtcgaggaattcagttgttttgagggccGTATCACCGGTTTAGTAAGGGCGAGCATGAGGGATAAAACCTACAGGGTGTCAGTTAGTGTAGGCTagtgtaacgttaggtagcatagctaaccaactagctaactagcaaagtcaggttaccacatcatcacccatcgAGCTTGCTAAGTGTACTAGTTAGCCCATGATTTTGAATGACGAAAAACGCCCAAAGCCTATGAGatacagagtcagaaacaccttgGTGATTAAGCAAAAAGATCATTCTGCTTACACGTATAGATTTGGGCACTCGACTTGagtgaaaatacacatttagTTAGCTATATTTGATAGacgtctctctgatggtgtgcttacagagataaccTTCCATAATTTGCTTCCATAAGGTTAAGGTTTCCAGaattaaagcatgttagtggattATTCCCCACTAAACTAGTAGATTTAGGGAACGTTAAATAACAGATTAGGCTATACAAAGTTAGCAACACGTAATATTAACCACGAACAGTCTATTAATATGATTACCTCACATATTTTAGTTGTCATCTCTAGTGATAGTAAGATTGCTCCTGCTGACTTGAGCCAaccatttttctcctctccgtGTCAGTGCGGAAACCGTACATTCGTACTCCTTTCTACGAGCGATTGCAGTATCCCCATGCAGCACACCAAACCATGGGGGATaatccactaacatgctttaatgcacatgttaatttgattaagatgtgctgataatataCAAACTGATTCTTTAACGTCTTAtgctttaaaagtgcatcacaaacggTGTATTCTGTTGCAACAAGTATTTGCTGCTAACTTCCGGGAACTATTGAGAGGCTCCACGATCTGctactgctgtaaaaaaaaaaaaaaaaaagtccattgGAGCGAACAGAGTTGACGCGACTCTCTCTACATAGCTCCTCTTTGTATGAAACTCATCACCACCGCAGCGGAGCGCCGAGTAAGGCACCACTACCACGACTGTTTTTCACAATTCCAGTCCCACAGCGCACCGGGGAAAATGCTGCCGGAGGGTACCCGCATCATCCTGATACTATAGTGACTCTTTTGTcgcaaaaatataaaaatgtatacaatgtTGCACGTGTGTTATAGAGGACAATATCGgacttatttaaattaaatgaatgagtaaatgaataaatattgaggATAAATGcgtaaataaatacacaaataaatagtGAGGAtaattgcataaataaatgtgcagttgtctaaatttttacattcatttatttctgcatttcaatGCTTATTTACGTATTTATGCTTTCTATATGGCAATTGGGTGGGGTTAAGTTGGTTTTACACACCACTGATTTTACCAACAGCCTGCTCGATTACCCTTGACTTGCTTTGGAGTGACAAGGAGCCAAGCCGCATGTTGTTCAGGTATAGCTATACAGACATGTGTCTGTTGGGGAAGGAAGTTGGCAACCATGTGTGCAACTACGTCATATTTCATCCGGAGGGAAGTTTTGGGACAGTTTCTGAGATCGATGTGGTTGACTAAAATATGCTAACCATTGCAAGAAGGCAAGCTTTACAAGTTAGTAGCTTAAATCTTTCAAGCTTCTAACAATAAACTGATCTCATCTAAAGAAAACTCATCTAAAAATGCTACCTGCCTACTAGACCCCATTCCAAAaagattcttaaaacagctgctacctgaaaCTGGCACTctgttattaaatcttatcaatgctTCCCTTACATTcagacatgtacctcagtccttaAAGTTGCCAGTCATCGAGCCTATTTtgaagaagcccactctagACCAGAATGACCTGCCGAACTATAGGCCCACctcaaatctcccattcctttcgaaaatcttagaaaaagttgtaacaaagAAACTTTGTTCCTTCTTACAGTCCAATAATgttctggaagtctttcagtctgggtttagaccgcatcacagcacagaaaccactcaccaaaaagtaattaatgacctacttctctcctctgacaatggctgtatctaCTACCCTACTTGTGCTCttagacctaagtgcagccttcaATACCATCgatcatcttattctattagacTGACTTAAGAACCTGATTGACATAAGTGGActggttcaggtcttatctttcagagTGGCATCACTTTGAAAGACttattgttaatgaagacaaactctccagagtaagacatggaataccacaaggatccgtgGATCCGaactcaccaatattacattaaatgttgatggtgtctcactggcctcaaggTGCAAGACCTTGGTGTCACTATTGATCCATCCAGATTGGACTattgtaatgccctcttgtcaggatgtgcatatgcctccctaaaggCTCTccagttggttcaaaatgcagctgctcgtattctaGCCAGAACAAAGCGCTCTGAGCACATTAtcccagtattagcctctctccactggctacctatcaaacaccacattgatttcaaaatacttttccttacatttaaagctttaaatgggcttgcccctccctaccttaaggaccttcttcgcCCATATTCTCCAAAATGAACTCTACGTTCCCAAAGTGCGGGACTTTTCATtattccaagagtgggtaaaagtactataggcggtagagcctttttgTACcaagcccctcttttgtggaacaatttaaaaaacttctttatttcaaatcctttagttgagggacatggcacggtgctgacattgatcgtagagtctctggtgaactaagtggtcattgctgtcactacatcatggcctgggtactctgttcaactgatccggctgtggtctggagTTGACTGCCTTATcatgctggccccttgcctctcatcccctaggtatgctgccatagtgcttatctgccgggatttttccttattacacacatgcatccctcttcccccctctgcctTTATGCCTTCatagcccctttcagacatgcactgaaagccggaagttatctagccattacccggaggagctgtatgtgagaacgcaaatgtctgaatcggttggactggacatgagacggacttcactctgccagctccctagtacaaagtccgtctaaTGTTGGATTGAGTCCATTTGTGAATAAAGCAGATCATGTTCCAGAGAATTCACAGCGAGTGAGcatgttgatgacgtttctatctatcatgcgactggcgcaaAATCGGAAGAATataaacatctgcttcgtactcttttctgcgtgcctgtatattgctttccactctttcgttgacaTTGCAGATATGTCCATGCTtttttgagtccaatgattgTTAAAGagatagctatagctatactgccaaaacttgtctcttacgatgattaataatgttggtagtttattatctggttagtagctagctaagctgtagctaagtaacagtgataggtatagtgagataggtgaactggtgacctaacattacatagcaaacaacaaaaacttaccttcctgttataataaatgtgtaattaataataaattatgagTACCAGTAGCAgcatttggatggctatgtgtgatattttttcataggctacccaaaagtaggtctacaatagctatgttcgccttctcctcctccgtgccacattgTGTGCCcataccaccgaaaggtaagacactgaaaagaaaaaacctgaaaatatttCTGATTGCGAATACTTTTCATAAACTCGTCAATACTGgtcactcgtgagaatgcaagtggtgtctaactggaaaataccacaaggaaatctggacgtttctaaacgCGCAATGATTTCATGCGAAAATGTAACATAccacaaatgtaatcattaatggttgcatactgggtattacactgaaaaatagcatgcggtatacagtatatacttgtgtagtacgcagtacacagtacatgcagtaggtggtttcgaatacagccactgcgatttctgcagcatactttttgcatcatgtcctgccttCTGCATGCTCTACCCGGCCGCCACCCCTCACCTAAAAcaaacggagtatttccagtaggtgagaacgcgtctgccacggacaatctcctgtagtgtgctacatgtgtgaaagggcaactccggacaatgtgcAGACCTGATTCTCCTGACATTGTCTGAAGTTCACATGTGAAAATGGCTCATGTTTTCCTGCCgtaacatccactaatcaccgttttctgtttgtttcctatccctgctccaggctcctgcctggagctgtagcccaagcatcacaccccgatttccagtcctgcaacctcgctgccctgcctatcaagccaactgcatgcCAAGAACTGAACATTCTAGGATAGATTTCATAACcactctgttgttaattactactgtaTATCAAACTCAAttgtcttaaagtacattgtaaaACTTTAAgtttctctctaattctatctgcccagtgccagccagtagcagatgggctccccctctgagccaaTCCGTTCAAGGTGCTTTGTGACatcttgtgttgtaaaaagctcTATACAAatataattgaattgaattgaattgatttttAGCTTACAAACTAATGGACATGGCCATAGCTGGACATGACTCAGTCATTAAAACCTTctgtcagagattttttttatgtcttcGCAATAAAGTATTCAAAAGCCTTTATTTTGCATCACAAGTTGTCTGTTGTTGCTAAAGAAGCTACCTTTCACTGAGTTTCTCGGTAACATCATCCTAAGCCTAGGAGATGGTTCAGGCGTCCCCGACGGTTGAGGTCTCTGCTAGGGCGGAGAAAATGAATAGGTTAATTCAGGGACCAGCAACCTGCCCCTCTCTGGTTCTGAAACATGAAATTGGCAGTCCTACAAAATTGTCTATTATGAGACAAGATAAGATACTGACTCACACTTTAACAACTAAATTaagacaacaacaataacaaaaaacgAGCAAAGCTATATCCTACATTTATGTATGCTTGtgagattttaatttaaatttgtcAGCAACGCGTAGGACAGGTCCGACAAGTTTGATTATGGAGAAATCTGATCACCATCAAACAGGGTGGATTAAGCTAGCATCAGGATTCACAAACGCACTTTGCTGAAATGAGTTTAGCGATCTTACTAACGTTTCCTGACAATGTTGTATAGCTGTCTAATAATCTGTTATGGTGTCCAGAAATGAACATCTTTGTCAGCTGCATGAGTGGGTCTGGGCGTAACGTAGAAGTAGCACAAACGTACGCCATGATAGGTAAAACTGCTAGCTTTCAGCCCGCAAGATGAAGTAATTTTAGCTGGcttgtgtagcag
This genomic stretch from Megalops cyprinoides isolate fMegCyp1 chromosome 1, fMegCyp1.pri, whole genome shotgun sequence harbors:
- the LOC118773866 gene encoding mitochondrial pyruvate carrier 1, with the protein product MAGTLARKAVDHLRSKEFRDYLMSTHFWGPVANWGLPIAALSDMKKSPEIISGRMTFALTCYSLLFMRFAYKVQPRNWLLFACHLTNETAQLIQGGRLIKYKMEKKQA